Within the Fusarium keratoplasticum isolate Fu6.1 chromosome 1, whole genome shotgun sequence genome, the region ACCATCTTACAAAGGACCAAATCATGGTCCAGAGCTGTAATTCTCCAATTTCTCTCTATGAAGTGGTACAGATATCTCTACCAACCCGTCCGTCGGTACCAGCTTCGTTAGTCTCCCCCTAACCAAGTTATGCAACTGTGACACCATCCACACAGTGTCCATCCAAAGGACTCAACGCGTCCAGTACCCTTCGATAGCGAAGCGGCAGGCAAGGGGAGGGTGTGAAGAAGTTCAGGAATGGGGgggtgctggtggtgggTGGAGTTTTGATGCATCACAAGTCACACACACACGACTGCACGATCCGATCCTGGAGAAGGTGGGCACGGCGTCGACCCTGAAAGGAAGCACAAGAAACAGATTTCTGTACGCCCCCCTGCTTGGCTCTCCCGTGGGGGTCCAaaggggagggagggggtgCGGACACATCCTGGGCGGGCACTAAGGGGGATGGGACGGGACGAGGCAGGGATTTAGTGTGAGGCTCTTTCGTCAGGCCCCATCGTGTGCAACTCTAGATCAACGACAtgccttggcttggaggGACGACGTTTAGGAGGAGTgaggtggatggatgggttgctTTTCCCTGTCATGATGAGCTGTCATGTCATACTCTGGTGGACTTCCTTTATCTGAGCCATATAAACCTTCAAATGGGTAAAAGGACATGGAGAGGGTCAGCCCTGAGCTGGGGAAGAGTCAGAAAGACATGCTCAAGAGGGTTCGGCATGGGTTAGGGAAGGGCGAGAACGGCATTGCGAAGAGGATTGGTTAGATTTTGCTCAGCCTTCACCCATGGAATTGCTCAGTCATGAGGTGTCTTCATGGCGACAGCTGATTGGCCAGTCATATATTGCTTTTTCTTCACCAAGGACATATAGGGTAAACAGGTTAGAGTTTGCACCCCATGCACGTAGTCATAAAACATGAGATACCAAATCAACCCTATCTAACTTCTTACGCAGAATAGTCCCTAAATATCATAAATAAAATATGAGAAAAATACTAGGGGTAACTAAATAGAACATCCAAAGATTTTTGTcattatttattattttcaTCTCTCATTTAGCTCATAGTTAGACCATAAAGTAAAGACTCTTTATTGGCTTAATGAAGCGCAGCCGTCCTGGTGTCTCAAGTTTTTCGTTACGACCGCGTGCGATGCAAAGCATGCGCCAGCTCTAATACACGTACACAAAGTTGGGGTTCTCCTTATCTGTTAGGTCATTGAACGCGGTCGCGTTCAGCTCATCAGTCGTGCCGTCACCCGCCACCCGGAGGGCCTCACGTTGCCTCTCCTTGCGCTTGTTCTCCCACATGAACGAATAGCGGAAGACGAAAAAGAGGGCGAGTTCAATGCAGTTGGAGACGAGAAGCGAGCCAATGCCTAGGTGGTAAGAGGGAGCTTGCTCGGAGCGGTAGAAAAAGGGGCTGGCAATGTTGCCGATGCAGGCGCCGAACCAGATCATACCCGACACGATCATCTTTTTCGACTGCCCGCCCGTGTTGGAGGTGATAAGAGAGAGGCAGATGACGAACGAGGCCTGGTAGGAGCCAGTGAGGTAACTGACAGAGTCGTCAGCGCGGTTTCGGGTGGAATGAGGAACTCAATTGGTACTCACAAGCAGATCAAGCGACCGACGTAGGCATCGGTAGGAGCAAGGAGGAAGCCGAGCGCCCCAGCGATGGTGGGGAGCATAAAGATGGCGCAGACAAGTGTCCGACTATTGGGCGGCATGTATCTATTAGCCAGCGCGCCGAGGCCGATCCAAATGATGACGAACACGCCCTGAGGGATGCCCAGGAGGGCAGTATGGAGCGTGTCAAAGCCAAGACCCCTGATGACGAGCGTCGAGAAGTTGGAGATGCCGCCGCTGGGGATGTTGGACACGAATCCAAGGAGAGTGAAGAGCCATGTCTTGTAGTCGAGGTAagcctccttgacctggcccCAATTGATCTTGCGCTGTTCGATACCCGTCTGATTGCGACGGATACGTGCAATCATGATAAGTTTCTCATCGTGACTAAAACCCCAGATGGTCCTGGGGGAATTTGGTAGCATAAACAGCAGGGTGATGGCCCAGGCTGCGCAAAAGGCGCCGACCACGAGGAACTCGTAGCGCCAGGACTGAAGAGCTCCCTTGATGTTGCCGATACCATATCCTATTGAGGCTCAAGTTAACATTGTTGAACAGCAAGACAAGAGGCAAATACTGACCGATCAAGCCTCCACCCGCAACACCGACACCATTAAAGGCATACCAAGCTGCGATGCGGCTCGGCTGCTCAGCACGGGTATAGTACATCGATGTGATGAGCATGAAAGCCGGGTCGGCAATGGCCTCAAAGGCTCCCGACAGGACGCGAAGAGCGAGGAGGCCACCGAAGTTGTGCGCCGCGGCCTGAGCCATGAGGAGAGCCCCCCACatgaagatgttgaaggCGAGGTAGTATGCTGGTGGACTGCGCTGCATGAGGAGGTTGGACGGGATGGCCCAGAGCAGCCAACCGAAGTAGAAGCTACTTGAGAGCCACGAGTACTCATCACCTTGAAGGTTGAGGTCCTCCTTGAGACCGAAGATGGCGGCGTATGAGCTATACAAGGCTGGTCAGCCATGGACAGGCGCGTACGACTCAAAGAACTTACAGAGTGGTCTTATCCACGTAGTAAAAGAAGTAGCAGATGCCTAGTAGAGGAATTATCCTCATATCAATCTTCCTCAGgaccctcttctccttctccggatcgatgtcgtcgtcggtaGGGTACTGGGCAAGCGCCTCGACGTACATCGCGTGCTGTTGCTTGTCAAGATACCCGGGCTTCGCTACAGAACTCTCGTTGATCTCTCCGACACCCTCTTCGACTTCATGGTGGCCGATGCCGTTGCTTGAAGGTTGCTTATGGGGCTTGGTCGCCGGCGGGGCGGCATCGGCGTCGGTGCCGGCCATGGTGGAGTGCAGAATAAAAGGGACTCGATATATAAGTCCTCTAGTCTTATAAAATCGGCCAGATCTGCCAGATTCTGCGAGAAACTGGCCAGAGAATggcagaagaagatgagcgaTCGCGGCTTTATAGGTACCCTAGGAGGAGTAGATCTGCTCGCCGATAACGACGCAAGCTAGGCCCTAGAATGGGTCGAGGAAGGGATTTGGTGGAGCATCTCCACACACAACCCAACTCCCCTAGAGGATAGAAACGAACGACTCCCGCACAAGCATGGGGAGTGAACCGCTGTTGGAGTCGTGATGCTTTCATGGTGGGGTTTGCGGGGCTTCATTAAGCAGCCCGCCCGACTGAGCAATTTCGCTGATGAATCGAGGGCGGCTCCGAGTTCAAAACGACAATCATTAGCTAATTGAATACAACAAAAAAGGCGGTGTCTGACCTGGGAGCTGAACCTTCCAGGCGCCGATATCGCTCCTAGGCCCTGTCCTTATCGTGGCCCGTGTCCATCCTGCGAAGCTGGAGCACGACCTCGTCATGATGATCCTTTCCGTGGATCCCAAGGCCGACAATCATGAGTTTCCCGGTCGGCATTTGATCAAGCCCCGAGCGATTCAATCACGGCAATAACTGCTGGGTCCGGAGATCTGCTTGGCGAATCGCTTGGCCATGCCGTACTCCATTGAGGCGATCGCATCTAAGCGACGCAGATGCCGAGAAATTCCCTCAAATCAGGGGTATTAGCGACGCCGTTATTTCCCACCAATCCGATATTATAGTTGGGAACTTGGTACATACCAATGCGCCATGTCGATCTGGGGAAGCTTGTTGACGATCTGGAGATGGTTGGGGGTTCCAGATTGGGGGTGGGTTCTAGCTCAACGCTAATTGCTGCTTCTAAAGTGAAAACAACGGGCCAAGACGCGGAAGACCTAGACTTGGAGGTGATGTAATGTGTATAAAAGTTAGAAGGATCGTCATGAGAGTGGCATCGAGGAACTAAACCGTAGCGAAGCGTAAACGCCGATGGGATCAGTGAGGGATGAAGTGAGGGATAAAACAAGGCAATTGAACCCACTTACAGACAGGCCACGGAGAGATAACATGAATTTCCTGTCAAAACGCACCAGAGGCTATGCCTAAAGGGCAACGAAATGGAGGGCGACCTGGTTGCATCTGTCTTTGAGTCTTGTTGATATCCACGCTTCTGCACCAGTAGAAGTTTAAGTCTCGCTGTTGGGTTAATAGTTCTCCTGTAGATGTGTCCGGTCTAATAGTGTTTGATTGAGGCAAAGTGAAAGGCGAGGGAAAGAAAACTGTTGGTTCATTGAGGCTATCAGGCGAGAAGGGAAGCAATATTGACGCGACAAAGCCCAGCCCGTCACTATCCAGCGGTACCAAAATCAAACTCGGGGGAGACGGGTAGCTATTTGCTTCCAAAGGCAAACCTCCACGAAGGTAAAAACCTGTGATTGTAACAAGCAGGGGCAGATATGTGTTATCAACGAATAGAATCATGATATGGGTCAAATGTAAATGTTAAAATGGCCTTGGTCGGCGTACAAAGAGAGTCTGGCGCTTGCTGGAGTGACAAATTCCGCCACGACTGTCAAGAATGTGAATAAAAGACAAGACTTTGGCGTAGGAGCGGCTTAAAAAAAGAACAAGAGTAAATTCAAGCATGAAAGAACCAATCAAGCAAAGAAATGACAGTCTTCTGCAACGAGCCGAAGCGGGCAGCCTTCCCTGGTCATATTGGACTAAAGGATCGACATCTCTGGAACTGACGGAGTCAATCCCGACAGCTCGAAACTTTTCTCTTTGACCTGCGTGCTGATGGCGAAGGAGCATGATTAGGGCGTCGGTAAGGCGTAGGTTTGTGGATTACTGTTGTGGACGACCGATTGACAGGAGTGCTGCTACCCGAATCATCCCTTTCTATGGAAGTCTCTGAAGATCCTTGGCTGGTATGAAAAGGGCGATGGAGCGTGTTGGCGAGTGGATACAGGTAACGAAGAGAGTTGATGGACCCTTAAACTCTGCACTCGGTCCCCTTTGAATCGCGCGGGCATTTGTATCGGGTGCCATTCAAACCTCTCCCTGGCCGAAGCGGGCATGAAACAGTTGACTGAATGATGCAAGGCGCTTTGCATGAGCTCAAGTGTACCAAAACTGGGCCCCAAGTCCGGCCAGATCAGCCCTGACATCTTCCATGTTTCGTCGGAGACGGACACAAAGAGACAACAGGTTGATTATGGTTTGGGTAACACGCCCGTCGCGAAGAACATAGGTGGAGAACGGATCATCGCGGGCGGGAGTATCCAGGTAGCGAGCCAATGTGTAAGGGAGCTCGATCGAAGAAAAGGAGGGTTGGCCGGCCTGGGCGTTACCGTCGTGGTCTCCGCTGCTGTAAACGGTACGGTTAGTCAGATGCCAGCATAGGAGAGATAGATTTGTGCTGGAAAGGGAATGGCCTCGCGATGAATGAATGCTGTGTCTGAATCGTACCTCGTCACTGATAGCCAAAGACTCTGCTGGTCTCTGCTATCCTGGAAACTCATTCTCAATATGTTAAATAAGCGTTTCTTGCTTAAAGAATCGTGCTGTGCCACGTGAAGAGCTGAGCCGTGTTCCGGACGGGGAGGAGCGTTCAACCTGTGCTTGAAGAATCTTGGTGAAGAGCAGTAACATCAAGACATCCATGGCCCAGATTCTCCGTTCCCCTTAAGTAGTCCGGAGAAGCTGCAAGAGCTCTCGACTTGCCGGTCGGTAGCCCTCCCCTCGCCGTCATCCTGGAGCCATGGAAAACTGACGATGTCTCACACTCCTCATCCTTCGTGGTATTTCAGAGACCACCATGCAAGGGAGACGAGACGGGAATTGGCTGGAGGGACGGCGTCGGCTCGTCCCTTAGGTTGCAGTAGCGTGCGGGCTTGGAAAGCGGGAAAGAGTCGGTCGTGCGTTGAGTCGTCGGCAGACTATGCGATTATGGTTAGTAGATGTCTTGGACAAGAAACAAGAGTCGAGAGACGAGGGGAATGGGAGGGTCAGGGCAGATAGAGATAGCTGACGCGAGCTTCAAGAAGTTCATGGCATAAAGCAGAAAGTGACAGATCACTGGATGGACTCGGTGGTCAGACGGACATGGCGTATGCCGGTCTGCAAGCCGCTTCACCGTGATAAGCTCAAACGAGGCGAGGGAAAGGGAGACAGACGTCCTCGTTGAGATGGATTGTTTTTCGATGCGTCTGAGTGCGATGGCCCTCGGCTTGGACTGATTGGCTGCGATGAGAGAAGGGCAGAGATGCAGGGGCTGATTCTGAgtcttgttgagaagatAATTGTGATTACGGTCGAGCTGGAGGCCGGGGGAAGGAAACCCCGGTAGAAGTGGATGTGACAACCTACCCCCTCTCCCGCCGGGCCGCTTTCCTCCCCGCCAGGAAGGCGCTGTAATTACCCCCCGCAATCACACAAAggaggggggggggggggggatTCCCACAGCCTTGTCTTGCTTCCGCCCAGCTCGTCTGGTGTCTTTGGCTTGGCCAAGGGCGTTGTGCGACGTCAACATGGCTGGAGAGAGATGAGTGTTTCACTTCCCTCACCACATACCCGGTTGAGCCAGAAGATAGCcggtgtcttgtcttggatTAAACAGCGCATTTTACGCAACCGTCGTCAATTGCCCATTAGTGTTCTTGCCTGATGTGGCTCGTGGTGGTGTAGCACGGGAATAACTTGACGACTACCTAGCTGCAAGCGGCCAACTCTAACGAAAGCTATCTCGATCATTCTTTCCCGTTTTTACCGGCTTCGTATTACCGGAGCCCCGTGCTGTTGCGCCAGGATCCCCTTGCCCACTCTCTACGGGCATTGGAGTTGGCCGGGTCTTGCGTGCCCAAGGCTGCCCGGGAGCGAGGTTTTCAATTGTATTTATGCAAGCATGAGCAAAACCCATGCATCCATGTACGTACCTGCAGCCGGCTCAGCGGGGAAATACGACGCTTGGAGGCCACCAGGGAGATGTGCTCACCGCCATGGATCCTCGCCGGATGCGGCTGAGCCCAGCAGGAGCTGTACTCTGTCGCACAGTTTGTACACTTTACAGTAGGTACTTTACGCAAGTCATAGCCACTGCGCTGATGCTACTGTAGCCATCAACTGAGCCATTTACCATGAATTCCCCAAGTGCCCAGCATAAGAGCTTTgcgctcaacaccaagggagcccgacgatgatgacggagCAAGCCATGTCTCTTTCTAATcataatttcttttttctctccgTTGTTTCCACACTGTGCCTACCTACCTTTCTTTGACGACTCACACCCCCAGGCCCCCCCACCACCACTACTGCgcctttcctttctttttttccatTTCACTGCTTCCCCGTTGACATTGACAGCAGGAGGGGTCTATTTAGCATTCGTTACCTTATGGATCAATCCATGCTTGAGGCTGGGGGCTGGCATGCCACGTTTACAGTACGGGACCCATCCAACGGCGCCGCACGGATTAGATCGCCGTAGTGTTTCGTACGGGGAAATAATCATCCAGTTGACGACATGCCGTCTCGTCGCTTTGACGATGAGGTTTGTTACGATTTCCCTCAATATCTAGGCTTGGATTCGACAATCAGCACTATTGTGAGTTTCGAGTGTCAACATGTGTTGGCTTTGACGCTCTGCCTGGCGACAGTCCACCCATTTCGTGCTGCGCCGAGGCACACTACCTGTTGGACATTGCAACACTGATTGATGGTACGCCTATTTCACCTGGAAACTGGATTAAACTGCTTGAAATCGCCATGCGCATGGTGGTCTGAGCGACCAAAATGAGCTTGGCGCAGATCGCCGATGATGGAGCCCCTGCATCGGGTGTGTTGAGATGAAATCAGCTTGCCTACCTTACTTCGCATCCGCTGGGTGAGAGCGGCGGGATGAGAGACGATACTCTAGATGCGGTGCGACCGAGAAAATTTGCATCGCGTCTTGGCGTGGATCGCCTCTTTGCTTCCCAGTTTTTGAGTCCATCTGTTCTGCTCATCCAATATACGAATGCTCtacatcgaggccatcggCGAAGCCAATCACTCTACTGCGCGAGGCACAGTTGGAGAGCCTGTTCAACGGCGGGCAAAATACGGTGAGCGCCTGTGAAAGCCTTACTTGCGTGCTCGCTCTGGCAGCTCGGTTCTCGAGTCATGAACTCCCGCCACACCACCGTCCCGCTCTCTCGTGAGGCTCTGCTTGAAGAAAGGACCAGATCTCATTGGGCGTGTTGGTCATGTTTGTCGTTACGATGGGAAGTTGGACCCTCGGTAGTGAGATGAGAGACAACAAGACTTGAGATGGATCAATGGGCTTGCTTTTATGGGTTAGGCGCCCACGACTCCAAAAGTATGACGCCTCACTCGTTCGATATCGCCTGAGGAAGCGCCTGCTAGCATTGTTGTCTCTCCCCAGAGACCAGAGAGAACTGTCTGCCCCTGGATCCAGCGTTGAGGTGAGGGCGAGGCGACAATGAGTGCCCTGAGCGACGTGCCTCGTAGTGCGCTGAGCAGAGAAAGGGGGCGTGTGCCGTCACGCCTCTCCTCCACGTCTCTCCGGCTCGGCTACAATTCACCAGCAGTGCGATTGATCACTGTTACTGATGCGGGAGGCCGTCCTGAAGCTAAATTAGTGGCCGACAGCGGGCAAAGGCCTCATGCTCGGGGCTGTTTGCGGCCTCAGTCCGTCGCCAGCGCAAGCGCGCTCCGCATCCCCGCTGGTGATCACCATTCACGGAGACGACACCGTATTCTTCGCCGAGTCTGTCGCTCCGGGTCGCTTTCAGGTAGTTTATCACCGTGATGGCCAAGCTGGCGATGATCTTGGGGTCGATATCTTCAGCTAGGGCGGTCGTTGGGCAGACCCTGCGCATGTTTCTTACTCATTTCTTGTCCAGGACGAAGATAAATTTGCTTCTTGAAGAATCTCAATCATCTTACCCGTCCTGTGGGAAAGGAGTTAGCTGATACATGGCCCCTGAAGAGATGActgctctcttctccacTGGAAACGGTCTGCTCAGCGTTGGCTGTTGACTCACCAGGATGAAACATGAGCGCGTCAATTTGAGCCCTCCGCCGCCAGTGAGCCTTACACTGGTTTCTGCACAATTAAAACCTCCGTCAGCCTCCCTGTAGGCATGTTGGTCGCGTCCTCTTGAAGTTGTTTGCGCAACACTGTCGAGACCACCCCCACTCGTTTTTCTCACGCCAGGCACTCTCGCCCACCACCGCCCCGAGGAGCTGGAATAACCATCACCTAGAGCACTGAAGCGGAGCTCCGGATCTTCATCCGCCTGCGCTACTGCGCAATTCCTGCACGATGTTCGTTTATCTTGCGGATAAGGTTGTTATTGATGGGTGCGATTCCTCCCCCTTTTCCAGGGCGCCATGTTGTTTCCTCAATTGATGAAAAATTTGCACAGGAGCCTACGTGTTGTTTTGGACCCTTCCTGACCTACGTATGCGAAGCCTGCCACGCGCTCTCCGCGCTGCTGAAGAACGGGAGCCAACGGTGGGAGGCCTGGAAGCTGAGCCTGGCGCCCCCCCACCCCCCTTCAACTCCGTCACGGCATCCATTTTAGTGGTATCCATCTGAGGTAGCACTCCCTAACAGGCGGAACTTCAAGCCGAAATGTCTGGGGCGAAACGGGCCTCGGAGGATGCTTGAGATGCTATGTAGTATCAATATCATCGTCAATGTGCAGGCCCAGTTCCCCTGGGCGGTGCCGATGCCAATCTTGAAGCCGAATGCAAAGAGAACTGCGCTTGGCCGGCACTTCTGGCAAGGCGTTGCTAAAGCCCAGGCCAAAGGGCGGGCGCGCCGCTGTGGCGCGACCTGGGCAAGGTAGGGCGAGCCTGACGGCGCCGCTAGCTTGGTCCCGAGGAAGAGGTAGTGAAGTTTTGAGAGAGAACTCGGTCTTCGTTTGTTTCACTTAAGCGCTACCGCATCAAGAGCCAGCCCGGAACGTGTTCCGATCAGTGTGATGAACAATGGGATCTCATCAATCGTCAAGTGAATGGCACGGGGCGATCCTGTCCtcatcatggacatggaATAGAAGCAAAGACAACTGCCCATGCATACCTTATTCGAGAATAATTAAGGCGATGTGTTTTGGACCATGGTTGGACGTCGAAGCTGTAATCCTGTCTCAATGAGGATCGGTCGAGATCTGAGGAGAGCGTGtgagcatcgtcatcgtAAACAGCGCCCAGCGTGTGTCGTCTGCTGGTGTAGCCGATGGGACACAATCCCGGCAGCGGTGCCGGTGGCGGTTTCAAATCCCGTATGCAGGCAGATTgtgaggagagagaagagaatgcAATGGATCAACGTGCAGGGAGGCTTGGAAAGGACTGTCATCATTTGGGACTTGAATATCCCAACAGCTTTCGGGACCAGCAAGGCCCGAGCCGAGGGCGTGATAGAGACCTTGTTGGTGGGCGTGCCATGATACGAAGCTGAACTGTGCGTAGTATGGGCTGGTCGGCTGTGAATCCCGTCGGCACCTAGGTGTGTCTTTATTCACGATGGATCCTGGAGTATTCACGGTACCATCCGCGGCAGACGGTCTAATCTCACCACATCTTTACCCCAGATCCATGCTAAGTAAGGGATCTAGACAGAAGCACAGTCTGGTTCTGACCTATCAAAAGGGAGTTTCAAGGCGGAGTTTCCGCTTCAACCCTGGAACAGTTCCAAGCCCAACACACACATAGGTCTAACTCACGAATCACGGTGGCAGAAATCACCCACCGTCGGTCAAAAAAACATCGGAGGAGGGTATCTTGTGCAATTCCCTTCCATGTATCAGGGGACAACCTGACCTAATCAAACACAACAGCCGTATCACCCGATTACGCCGCGATTCTGAGACGCACTGAGGTTGGAACTGGGGGCCAAAGTGCAATGGGCAAAGACAAGGCTCTGAGACAATCAGATCATTGCCAGAAACAAATGGAAGATTCTGGCATTCTGCGGCATTGCGCCATCACTATTGGTTGACCTGACT harbors:
- a CDS encoding MFS domain-containing protein produces the protein MAGTDADAAPPATKPHKQPSSNGIGHHEVEEGVGEINESSVAKPGYLDKQQHAMYVEALAQYPTDDDIDPEKEKRVLRKIDMRIIPLLGICYFFYYVDKTTLSYAAIFGLKEDLNLQGDEYSWLSSSFYFGWLLWAIPSNLLMQRSPPAYYLAFNIFMWGALLMAQAAAHNFGGLLALRVLSGAFEAIADPAFMLITSMYYTRAEQPSRIAAWYAFNGVGVAGGGLIGYGIGNIKGALQSWRYEFLVVGAFCAAWAITLLFMLPNSPRTIWGFSHDEKLIMIARIRRNQTGIEQRKINWGQVKEAYLDYKTWLFTLLGFVSNIPSGGISNFSTLVIRGLGFDTLHTALLGIPQGVFVIIWIGLGALANRYMPPNSRTLVCAIFMLPTIAGALGFLLAPTDAYVGRLICFYLTGSYQASFVICLSLITSNTGGQSKKMIVSGMIWFGACIGNIASPFFYRSEQAPSYHLGIGSLLVSNCIELALFFVFRYSFMWENKRKERQREALRVAGDGTTDELNATAFNDLTDKENPNFVYVY